Proteins encoded together in one Psychrobacter sanguinis window:
- a CDS encoding IS630 family transposase, whose translation MFLEQLSEFKESDRAIIYLDESGFKSHENRPHGYSYKGKPCFGSYNWQLKNQTNAIGAIHNNQLFAIGLYDCNVNADVFYSWVTQLLLPNLPKNSVVVMDNATFHKRLDIQELINDAGHCILWLPPYSPDLNPIEKAWAWIKRKRKDWRLQCIDTLFFYFLWLCNSL comes from the coding sequence CTGTTTCTTGAACAACTGTCTGAGTTTAAAGAAAGCGATAGAGCTATTATTTATTTAGACGAAAGTGGTTTTAAGTCTCATGAGAACCGACCACACGGCTATTCCTATAAAGGCAAACCGTGCTTTGGCAGTTATAACTGGCAACTAAAGAATCAAACCAATGCTATCGGTGCTATTCACAATAATCAACTATTCGCTATTGGCCTTTATGATTGTAATGTCAATGCCGACGTCTTCTATAGCTGGGTGACACAATTGCTACTGCCAAACCTCCCTAAGAACAGCGTTGTTGTTATGGACAACGCCACCTTTCATAAAAGACTTGATATTCAAGAGCTTATTAATGATGCAGGACACTGTATTTTATGGCTACCACCTTATAGCCCAGATTTAAATCCCATCGAAAAAGCCTGGGCTTGGATCAAGCGTAAACGTAAAGACTGGCGTCTGCAGTGTATCGATACTTTGTTCTTTTATTTTCTTTGGCTTTGTAACAGTTTATAA
- a CDS encoding enoyl-ACP reductase FabI produces MKLLQGKRFVVTGIASKLSIAWAIAEALHREGASLILTYPNEKMKKRVDMAAEQFSADLVLPCDVASDAEIEACFAAVAEHWEDGIDGVVHAIGFAPAEELSGDFTEVTSREGSAIAHDISAYSFVALARASRELLAKRQGSLLTLTYQGSTAVIPNYNVMGMAKASLEASVRYLASSLGGEGIRVNAISAGPIRTLAASGIKSFRRMLDVNAKIAPLQRNVDQMEVGNAALFLLSPWASGITGEILFVDAGFNTVGISEQLLHLGEEE; encoded by the coding sequence GTGAAATTATTACAAGGTAAAAGATTTGTAGTGACAGGCATTGCTAGTAAGCTGTCTATCGCTTGGGCCATTGCAGAAGCACTGCACAGGGAAGGGGCCTCATTGATTTTAACGTATCCTAACGAAAAGATGAAAAAACGGGTAGATATGGCTGCTGAACAGTTTTCTGCAGACTTAGTATTGCCATGTGATGTTGCTTCTGACGCAGAAATTGAAGCTTGCTTTGCTGCCGTTGCTGAACACTGGGAAGATGGCATTGATGGGGTGGTGCATGCCATTGGCTTTGCGCCTGCCGAAGAGCTCAGCGGCGACTTTACCGAGGTCACGAGTAGAGAAGGCAGTGCCATCGCGCATGATATTTCGGCCTATAGTTTCGTCGCTTTGGCACGCGCTTCACGTGAATTACTGGCAAAACGCCAAGGGTCTTTATTAACCCTAACCTATCAAGGCAGCACTGCCGTTATTCCGAACTATAACGTTATGGGCATGGCAAAGGCGAGTCTAGAAGCCAGCGTACGTTATTTGGCATCCTCTTTAGGGGGTGAAGGTATCAGAGTCAATGCCATCTCGGCAGGCCCAATTCGCACATTAGCAGCCAGTGGCATTAAGTCATTTCGTAGAATGCTCGACGTTAATGCCAAGATTGCGCCCCTACAGCGTAATGTTGATCAAATGGAAGTGGGCAATGCTGCTTTATTTTTATTGTCTCCGTGGGCTTCTGGTATCACTGGGGAAATCTTATTCGTAGATGCGGGATTTAATACTGTGGGTATCAGCGAGCAGCTGTTACATTTAGGTGAAGAAGAATAG
- a CDS encoding ribosomal protein uL16 3-hydroxylase: protein MTSINFCLPDNLTPEQFLAEYWQKKPLLIKQGLPQLKDMFEPDDILGLSLDEAATSRLITQNNTNNGDQWQLQQSPLSEEMFDNLPEQWTVLVQNLEQWSPELGQLWNAFNFIPQWQRDDIMVSYAPKGGSVGKHYDEYDVFLAQGFGHRRWQLGKFCNESTEFIENQPIRIFDDMGEIIFDEILEPGDVLYVPPKLSHYGVAQDDCLTFSFGFRRPNLMQVLDSLVDAATGEPSLFVPMLLDQPLQTAGKLDRDSITQIKDQLLELLKSEQGDELITQAVSEVVSKRQYELLVPEDAIDEEDLQQALEQGAVIRTDYSSRIIYTVLNDEITIFANGQLLDDINDSEASLLKRLADAESLTLEDLTQANVATVTVLSWLENSWVWLDF from the coding sequence ATGACCTCTATTAATTTTTGTTTACCGGATAACCTTACCCCTGAACAATTTCTAGCTGAATATTGGCAAAAAAAGCCACTGCTTATTAAGCAGGGTTTACCTCAACTAAAAGACATGTTTGAACCGGATGACATCTTGGGACTTAGTCTTGATGAAGCCGCTACCTCTCGCCTAATCACCCAAAATAACACCAATAATGGCGATCAATGGCAGCTGCAACAAAGCCCCTTGTCTGAGGAGATGTTTGATAATTTACCGGAACAATGGACGGTATTGGTTCAAAATTTAGAGCAATGGTCGCCAGAGCTTGGCCAACTGTGGAATGCGTTTAATTTTATACCGCAGTGGCAACGAGATGACATTATGGTGTCCTATGCCCCAAAAGGTGGCTCTGTGGGCAAGCATTATGACGAGTATGATGTGTTTTTGGCCCAAGGATTTGGCCATAGACGATGGCAATTGGGTAAATTCTGCAATGAAAGCACTGAATTTATCGAAAATCAGCCCATTCGTATCTTCGATGATATGGGTGAGATTATTTTTGATGAAATTTTAGAGCCCGGTGACGTGCTTTATGTTCCCCCTAAACTATCGCATTATGGCGTGGCTCAAGATGACTGTCTGACATTCTCGTTTGGCTTTAGACGTCCTAATCTAATGCAGGTGTTAGACAGTTTGGTCGATGCAGCAACGGGCGAACCGTCACTATTTGTACCTATGTTATTAGATCAACCGTTACAAACTGCTGGCAAGCTTGACCGTGATAGTATTACTCAGATTAAAGACCAATTACTTGAGCTACTGAAGTCTGAACAAGGTGATGAGCTTATCACTCAAGCCGTGAGTGAAGTAGTGAGTAAACGTCAGTACGAACTTTTGGTACCAGAAGATGCCATCGATGAAGAAGACTTACAACAAGCATTAGAACAAGGGGCTGTAATACGTACCGATTATAGTAGCCGTATAATCTATACTGTACTTAATGATGAGATAACTATATTTGCTAACGGTCAATTGCTTGATGACATTAATGATTCTGAAGCGTCTCTTTTAAAGCGTTTGGCTGATGCAGAATCGTTAACGCTTGAAGATTTAACGCAGGCCAATGTTGCCACTGTAACCGTTCTGAGTTGGCTTGAAAATAGCTGGGTATGGTTAGACTTCTAA
- a CDS encoding IS630 transposase-related protein, whose protein sequence is MAYSKDYRQMILSKLDEGYSFRELAEEYQISPTSIQNWKKRLERKQCKRIPSKIDNDALIADVKAYPDDYHYERARRFNCSDRGIGKALKRLGITQKKDTKSP, encoded by the coding sequence ATGGCATATTCAAAAGACTACCGACAAATGATTCTTAGCAAACTTGACGAAGGCTACAGCTTTCGAGAGTTAGCCGAAGAGTATCAAATTAGCCCAACCAGTATACAAAACTGGAAGAAACGGCTTGAGCGCAAACAATGCAAACGAATCCCCAGTAAGATAGACAACGATGCCCTTATAGCAGATGTCAAAGCCTATCCTGATGACTATCATTATGAACGAGCAAGGCGATTTAACTGTAGCGACAGAGGCATAGGAAAAGCTCTCAAGCGTCTCGGCATTACTCAAAAAAAAGACACTAAATCACCCTAA